GATCCCGATTGCGAGCTCTGTAGGACTGTACCACCCCGGCGGATTCGACTGGTGCCTGTGCGCACGAGTGGACCCGCCGCTTGCGCTAGCCTCGGCAGCACGTCGCCCTGGCGCGCTCCGCACGATTGCACCGGTCTCTCACCACCTCTTTTCCAGGATTGCGCTGTCATGGGCAAGGCAAAGTTCGAGCGGAACAAGCCGCATCTCAACGTGGGCACCATTGGGCACGTCGACCACGGCAAGACGACGCTGACGGCGGCGATCACGGCGATCCAGGCGAAGAAGGGCCTGGCC
This window of the Gemmatimonadaceae bacterium genome carries:
- the tuf gene encoding elongation factor Tu (EF-Tu; promotes GTP-dependent binding of aminoacyl-tRNA to the A-site of ribosomes during protein biosynthesis; when the tRNA anticodon matches the mRNA codon, GTP hydrolysis results; the inactive EF-Tu-GDP leaves the ribosome and release of GDP is promoted by elongation factor Ts; many prokaryotes have two copies of the gene encoding EF-Tu) gives rise to the protein MGKAKFERNKPHLNVGTIGHVDHGKTTLTAAITAIQAKKGLA